The window attaagagagagaatgGAATACATCTATGAGGACGGCCTGCCCACAGCCCAACATCAACAAGGCCCGACCCAACCTTGTTTTGTCAccctccctttctctctttctccaacTCTTCGACGGCGTCGACCCtgtcgcgccgccgcggagcggcggaggaagacgagacgatgggcggcgcaggcgcggcggaAGGCGGCAGGTTTGCCAGGCCGGCGCCGTCTTCTCCAAGGTCAGCGTGCTACTGCTTTTCTGAATTTTTTGCGTATGCCTGTGTGTGCTGGATTTCGTGTATGGACTTCGAACGCGCGTGGCGTGTTTGTGGAAATGCCTCTGAAAGTAGTAGCGCGCAGCACGCACTAACGCACTTGGGCGGGCGCAGCTGTGTGCCCGTTTTGCTCTATGCGCGTTATTATGCCTGTTGTGTGGTGTGAGTTGTGCCGCTGACTAACTACCGTGGAATTGTAACCATATCTTGGGTGTGTCGACAGCCTGCTAACATTGCATTTGGTGCTGTCCTAATTCCTAAACACATAATAGATTCATGAGGTTATTTATATACAGTGGAGAACGCAGAACAAAATTTTAGGAGGTGCTAGTTTAAAAGACCAATATAAGATTATCATTAAAATACGTAGTACCACTAAGTCATGAACATTATCAAAGCTTTTGTTGTTGATTTATACTGTCATGGGCTGAGCTAAGAAAAGTTAGCAAAAATGGTTTAATTGGGTTAGATCTGTTGATGACCAATACTAGCATCAATGGCTGCTAAATCTGTGTTGACATGTGTCTGCTTGCCTCCCTTGAACGAGTGGCTGCAGCCTATACGCAATACTGTACCGTGAAGCCATGAGATTGGCTTGTATTAGTGTGGACTTGGTTCCTGAATAAGGTATGGTTTCCAGGGGGCCTGGCGGCAGTAGGTGTGCCTGAGCCCTATTTGACCCCCTGCTGTGTCTGCCCCTGTTTATATATAGGCTTAGTTATGGTAATAGAAGTAGCCTTACACAGTAGTTGCAAAGCAACATAGCTTTGCACACCACCGGGGAGTTATTCACACTACTTTTCCTCCACTGGAAAGCTCAAGGAATGCTTGCTTGATGGACTGTAGTTCAGTAGAAACTTGTGCCATCCCTAACCGGTCTTTTGGTGATGCCATGGAGCACATGAGGGCCACCTTAACCAATGGGAGGACACAACTTTGCATCAGTTCGGAGTTTCCACCATCCAAATCATTGTGTAGCATGTTGGGGTCTAAAATCTCAGTTACTCTGTGGGGAAATGCAGCATCCACACGATCGTGGAGGCTCAAACCATCATTGAATTTTTCATCAGTTGGACGCTTTCCAGTTAATATCTCTAACAACAACACTCCATAGCTGTAGACATCACCCTTCGTTGATATTTGCCCACCCATTCCGTACTCTGCATTTTCATTTGAAAACATAAGAATGGCGAATGGAGGAAAACTACAATCCATGTAACATTGGATAAGTTAATAAGATGGCTGAAGCATACAGGTCAATAAATCAGTATAAGTTTCCAATTTCTCTCACCTGGTGCAATATATCCAATGGATCCTTTTAAGTCAGCCAAACTTGTAGAGTTACCAGGCGCTGCTGTTGAATTAGCACCCATAAATCTTGCCAACCCAAAGTCACTGACATATGCAGTCATTTCAAGATCCAAAAGAACATTGCTTGGTTTGATGTCACAATGTATTAGTGGGGATACACACTGGTTGTGAAGATAATCTAAAGCGTATGCAATGTCCAAGGCTAAGCTAATCCTTTCACCCAAAGTTAGGAATCTCTTTTTACCATGTCCATGGTCCTCTGGATGTAGCCACATTTCCAGACTTCCATTTGGCATATACTGAAAGACAAGTGCTTTAAAATCATAGCCATTTGGATCAATCGTAGAGCATAAAGTAATGATTTTGACAAGATTTCGATGGCGAATATATCTTAATGCCTCGCACTCCGCATTGAAGCTTGTGGGTGCTCCGTACTTGTTAAGATCGAAAACCTTAATAGCAACTGGATTGGTCTCAAACGGCAACATGCCCTTGTAAACAGCCCCAAAGGATCCCAAACCAACCAAATTTGTGGGAGAGAACCCATCTGTTGCATTGGCAATATCTTCATATGATATCTTTCTCATGTTCACACTGGATTGCTGCAAAGatggtttttgttttcttctcttgATGAGAACAGCCATTAAACATAACAATAAAATTACAACAGACACTGCGATTGGAATTACTATTTTCAAAATAGTAGACTTGTGTTTACTTTGTGATCCTGATTCACGGCAAAGGGGCAGGCTATACCCTGGATCATTCACACACAATCTGTAGTTTCCGTCCAAGATAGCCCTGCTAGCATTACCAAAGACACCATTTGATGGTATTGGCCCTTCAAAGTCATTGAATGAAAGGTTGAGTTTCTGCAAAGAACTTAAGAGAGTGAGGAACTCTGGAACTTTTCCTGACAAGCTGTTACGAGAGAGATCCAGCTCCTTGATGCTTTTTAAGTTCATGAAAGATTGTGGAATGCTTCCAGTAAGAAGGTTCCCTTCCATGTGAAGGTATTCCAAAAGCACGCAATTCCCTAGAGTGGACGGTATTTCCCCGGTCAAGCGATTGTTTGAAATACTGATGCTTCCAAGATTTATGAGGTTGCCAATTTCTAGTGGTATGGGCCCAGTAAACAAATTGTGGGACAAGTCCAAACTTTGTGACAGGGAAGAAATGTTGAAGACCTCACTTGGCAGGCTTTCACCGAATGAATTGTGGGACAAATCAAGCTTCTCTAATTGTCTCCACTGCCCTAAGTTTGAAGGTATGCTCCCATTGAAGTTGTTCCCATCTAGATGAAACTCGGTTAGTTGGGCAAGGTTGCCAATAGAATCAGGAATAAGGCCTGAGAGGTTATTTTGTGCCAAGCTTAGAACCAGTAAGTTGCTAAGATTTCCAATGGTAGGTGGGATGCTCCCACTAAACATATTCTCATCCAAATACAGAACACTGAGACTCTTAAGATTACCAATCTCTGATGGAATTGCCCCAGAAAGTCTGTTTTGCCTGAGCCACAACCAGTTGAGCTGTGAGGGAAGATTACCGACTGAGCTAGGCAAGGTTCCTTGGAGAAAATTTGCATCCAAGGCCAACTTTTTCAGTTGAGTGCAGTTTGCAAGGGATGAGAGGAAGCTCCAGTCCCCTGCTTCAAGCTGGTTGTATCCAAGATCAAGGTCCTGCAAGTTTGGCAAGGATCCAAAAGATGGCACTATACCAGTGAGACCAGCAGCAGCAAGATAAACCATTTCTAGCTTGGACATATTGCGAAGAGAAGCTGGGATCGGCCCATTTAACTGTGTTGTTGATAGGATTAATGCTTCAAGGTTTGGAAGTCTGTTGCCTATATCTGGTGGTAGTTGGCCGATGAGTGAGTTATTGGCCATGCTAAGATATTTCAAAGATGATATGTTGAAAATAGCCTGTGGCACATGACCAGACAAATTGTTGTATGTGAGAACTAGCCTCTCTAGGGTTGGGATCTTACTTAGGCTCTCAGGGATGCTCCCCACCAAGTTATTTGCTTTTAAAGAAACATGAACCAAGGAAGAAAGGTTGCCCAGTGAGGCTGGTATCCCTCCTGTGAGTTTATTCTGCTCTAAAGTAAGGTATTGAATAGGTGCAGCAATTGCTGTAACAGGTGGTATGGAACCAACTAAGTTGTTACGGTCCAGGTAAATGGTTCTCAATGTGGAGCTGTTGAAGAGGGCTGGAGGGATCTCCCCTGTAAGACTATTTTGTGTGAGCCTAAGCACTTGAAGGGATGAGCTATTTGCCAAGAACTCTGGGATTCCTCCTGTGAGCTGATTGCCCCCAAGATTAACATATACAAAAGATGGGCTACTGCCCAACAATGGTGGTATGTCACCTCTGAGGGCGTTGCTAGAGAGATCCAAAGTTTTCAGCTCAGGAAGCGTCCCAAATCCAGTGGGTATACTGCCTTCAAGCTTGTTGTTGTATAGTATAACTTGCTGGAGGTGAGTGCATTGGGTTAAGCTTTGTGGTATCTCACCTTGGAGGGAGTTGTTCGATAAGCCGAGTACCTTGAGATTGCTGCATGAGGACAGCTCATCTGGAATACGGCCTTCAAGAGAGTTGATGCTCAAGTTCAGGTAGCTGATTTGTCTCAAGCGTCCGAGCTCACTTGGAATTTTTCCAAGGAACGCGTTTCTTGATAAGTCAAGGCTTGTGATGGAGCTCAGATTGGCAATGCAAGGTGGTATTGAACCACTGAGGCCTTTGGAGCTGACGTTGAGCGCCATGACTCGGAGTTGGGTCTGGGTGTTGTTGCATGAAACACCCTGCCAGTTGCAGAAGTTCTGGGAAGTGTTGCTCCATGAGCTTAAGGATCCGTTTGGATCAGAGATTTGAGACTTGAAGCAGAGCAGGGCTTCTCTATCAGTATCAGTGTCATCGCTGATTGCTAATGGCAGAGAGCATGAGATGATGAAAACAGCCAAGAGTGGAATGAATTTTGGGCATGGAGCAAACAAGCGGATCATCTTGCTGTTCGTGCTGTGGCTTTCTCTTGCTTATGGCATTTTAAGTGCAGGCAGGCACACACTTGTCTTATATTCGTATATTCCAATGATTGTGCCTACTTCTTTTTGCCCAAATGAAAACTGTTTTCTAACTCTGGGAAGGAAGGTATGAATCAGCTGCTGCATTGTTTCTTAGTCAGAACTTTGAGTTGACTTCATTTTCTCAGGTCAATCACATATTATGTGCTTGGTTACTTTATACTGTCGAATATTGGTGGAGATGCCTAATGTGATGTCCTCCATCCATTATTGACTGAAGGATTacattatatataattatatatgattttagATGGGATAGTGGTGCCTAACTTCTATTTCAAAGATATCCAACTGTGAATATCTGATGTGTGTGATCATTTAGCATTGTGTTCACATATGATGGTGCCAGTTGAGTTTGGTGGTGAAAATTGACTGCAAAATTTGCATGCTGATAAATGAGTTGGACGGGTAGATGCACAACACTAAAATAATATCTACCATTGTTGACTAGAATCCTCTTCTACATGCTTCTTTCTCACGTAACTGACTTTTCGCATGCTATCCAATATCCAGTCCACAAGGCGTATTGGTTCCATGTAATTTCTGAATATGCCCATGTAGTGATCGACCTATGTGCTATTTGGCTTTATTTTGTTTACTGAATAGCAAGCTAGGGGAAGCTAGAACCATCAGCTAAAGATATGCTAATTATCAAAAATCTATTGATTTCCGGTGCCCTATGTGGTAAGTAGTACAAGGCATGACTTAACGACTTATAATTCACTCAAACTAAATTATTGCCAGGCAGCTATATGATTTCTAGTTTTAAATGCTACAATTTGATGTGTTGTAAACAGCAGATGTGCAAGCCAGACTTCTTAATTCATTTGAACATGCCTCATTATCCCAACCAGGAGATGGAATCGTAGGTAGTCTTCTTGACTGGTCAAATAAAGGCATCACTATGGTTTGCATTTGCATATGGTCCTAACCATACATACAATAAATATTACTGATATACTTGTACATTTAATTATTAGCTTGTTATGTTTCTTTTCAGGATCTTGGTGCCTGTGGTAGCAAGAGAGGAAGTCCATCCATTGGATGAGATTTTTGAGACATCGCCTGTACATCAACCAAGGATGGAACTGATCAACTGTAGATCCAGCTAaaaattgcattttttttaacgcAAAGAAAAGATTGACAAGGTAATATTACGTCAATAATCACATTATCTGTTTTACCCAGATGGACAGTTGTTGATGAATTTATATAGGTAGGAAGATGACAACGTACTTGACTTGCGTGAATTTTGCATGGTCACCACCATGTATTTTTTTGCTGACAATGATGTTCCACTTGCTAGTTACCTTGTGTAATTATTGCTGACGTTACTTTTGCATGGTCACCACCATGTATTTTTTAGCTGACAATGATGTTCCACTTGTTAGTTAACTTGTGTAAATTCAAAACTAATTACGTCAGGTTGGAATATTACACAGTATACTAACGGTTTCAGCCAAAAGAATGAGACAGAAACAGAGGGTGCCGACTTGACACGGTCTTGTAACTCTTGTTGAACTTTGATATATAGAACATAGCAGCTGTTTCAAACAATGTTTTCAAGGGTTTCAGACCATGATGTGTGCTTTGAAGAGTGGAGTACTGACAACAAGTGATCatagcatatatttttcttatgcGAGTGTGACCACAAACTGGTTAGTACGGGTATTAGTTACTTCTGTTGAGTTGGTCATCAGGCTAATCAGAAATATCAGATGGGACCTGATGACTTTTGAGGTATGTGAGTTCAGAGTCAAAGATAGCACACAAAATCTTCAACCTGGAGAGCTCTGTTGGTGCTGTGGCTTGCTTTCGCTCATGACATTTTAAGTGCAGACAGGAACACACTTGTCTTATACTGCTTCTTGCCCCAATACGAAAGCTGTGTTCTAGCTCTGGGAAGGAAGGAAAGTATGAATTATTGCTTCACTATTTCTTAGTCAGAATTTTTGAGTTGACTTCATTTTCTCAGGTCGATCACATATTATATGCTTGACTACTTTTATACCGTCTAATATTTGAGGAGTGAATTATATGTTGTGCATCTCGCATGTCATGTGTGCAGATGGTAGACGTGTGAACAATTAAACAATGTGCTAACTTGATGTTATAAGTAAAACTAACCAAAATTAAATATTCATATACTTACTGTAATAAAATGTGTGAAAACAATAAATAAGATATCTTGTTTCTTGAGAATTAAGgtttctaataaattagagaaaattccAAGCATCATGTTGGGTCTTAGCGAGCACAGCTGGGCTTGAGTTCCGTGGGTCATGCGTGTACTAGGCTCAGTACACCTTGCCTCCAACATCTGCATTAGGCTCAGTTTTTTTCTTCGCTTCCAAACTTTAACTTCCTCTTAACAAGCTTTTTAAATGGTTAAATGatgtgtttcttttttaaaaaaaatatatatatatagaagttattaaaaaattgaaataaacccattttttaagtttataattattaatacttaattaatcatgtggtgACTTTTTTCCTAAAGATGAAAGATGAAGTGTATTACGCAAAACGAGACGGTATTAatgtataattaattgagttttaattattacaaacttgaaaaatagattaatatgatattttagagcaacttaaTTTCATATAAGTTTTCGCgcaaaacgcaccgtttagcataTTCGAACGGGACCTTAGTCTCTTTTTAGACaataaaacaacaacaacaaaaaaaaaagggagataaCGTGTATTGAGCATTTCATTATGTACAAAACGGTTAGCATACATAATGCATCGATGGCCATGATTACGCATGTGCGAGAAGTCCAAcggctcttttttttaatgcgGCAGTTCCAATTATATAGATAACTTTGCGTGCTGAAAACGGATTAGGTGGATACATGCAGATCATTAAAACAATATGTATAGCTTCCAATGTTGACTAGAAAAGTATGATTTCCACATTGCTTCTTTTTTAACTCCCCCACTAGCTTGGCACTTAACTTACTTTTGGCATGCGGTCCATAAGTTAAAGAGTCCTTGTAAACTAGGTTGCTGACTAGCCAATAGAGATTAGAAAGACCGACTTGAAGACCTTGCTCGCGGTGACAAACGGGCAGAATTTGAAGTAGatatatactagtatatatTGGCTACAGGGCATCGATCGACCGGACCAGTTCAAATTTATGCATTGAGACCCATCAGACCTGTTGAGATGGGTGACTTGTTGCTGATCAAAGACTGATTACTCAGTGCAGCCCTGTAGAGTCATGGGTTGGATTGATATTATTTGATGCTGTTATATATGATCCTAATCTTGTCCTTAGGTACTTTTAGTTTTTGTTCTTCATATAgtgctatatatatactaagAATTTATAATGAGTAATGCAACTTTTTTATATGCAAATGCCGCTTGTTTAGATGCAAATTGAGAAACACctaggggtcttccggctagctccacaaggtggtgggctagacgacctagGTTctaagcctcaccccttctaattatttgatattaggtcattccttAATATTTGCGTTTTTTTAGATGCGAATTGTTTGGATACATTTTATATGCAAATGATGATTCTACCATGAATGGTGCATCGTCTCTCTTTCATCTTCTTCCACAGAACCCACGAGCCCTGGTCGGAGTGTGGGTATCCGACAGGTGTGGAGATTGGGGACGTTATTCACCTGGTCGTTGGTTTGGGGCTAGGGGCGGGGACGTTCCAATCCACCTCTGCCCTACCCCGTTGTCACCCCTACTCCTATGTAGGTTGGTGGACAACCATCCGAGCTCTGTATCTACATCTGTAATTCCTATGTTccataaaaaattaatttatagttatgaatctagatatatatagctTACATCTAGATTTATAGTCCGAAGTTGATTTTCTATAGGACAGAGAGAGTAATGTTAATTGCTCTATTGGTTGTTGTTGatgtatgaaaaaaaagttgTCAGCAAGCCAAAAAAATGTATGGAGGATAAACATTGGTAGCACCTTTTATTCACCTAAAACAACTTGCTTGTAATCTTTATCAAGATAAGGTACGTAAAATAAAACTTGGAGGAACCAAGTAGTGTCAATTGCTCTGCGGACTATTGTTGatgtatgaaaaaaaagttgTCTGCAAGCCAAAAAATTGAGGATGAACATTAATACCACTTTATTCACCTAAAACAACTTGCTTACAATGTTTATCAAGAGAAGGTAAAATAAAACCCTTATCTTTAAACCCAAAGAAACCAAAACCCAGGTTGTGAAACAACCAGTAGAAAGACCTTCCTTCCCTAGCTCGCAGCTTATGTGCAACCATGTTCGCCGAACGACGAACCCAACAACGGTATTAGTTGCCTAGTGGATGTGGATTAGGAGGGTTAATTATGTTCTGAAACGAAACTCCAAGTCAGATTAAATCATGTATGTGAAATAAAATGATAGGAGTATATACACATAAATGCATGTAAAAACACATTAACAGTTTAACACCACTTTTTCTACGCAAAACAGTCAGTTCTGGATCCAGATACAACTTACCCGGCCCGTCCCAGTTCTCATGGAGTAGGATTCGAGGAGACCGTGTTGATTTGCTTAGAGCTAAGAGACGATGATGGCCTCCATGATGCGTCTCCCTGCCCATCAGTAGCTCGACAGACTTGCTTCCGGTGGCGAGCGTACATGGCAGAAATGGCATAATCTGCAGTAGTAAGAGGGACATCACTAGGATTGCCTGCAACCCAACACTAAGGCGAGCAGCTGCCATTGAATTTGCGGACCCAATTCACCGGCCTCTCTTCGCTGCTGCAGCATGAAGCGGCGTCCAATTTATTGCGTGCAACAAATTGTCTTATGTGTTGACCTCCACCTAATAAgagtttcatcggggtttcagccgatgaggtatctagacgttgcatcggcCTACAAGGATTggatataagttggatttagccgatgacaacaaagattttcattgtttatctaatcttgtggattttatgacatcggacttccagctgatgtatgctttaatcttcggatcagtgcttattctatcatatcattgttagccgattggtttctactggaaattattattgttatattgtattatcatcagccgatcgTCTTTATTTATATCAAGTGTCAGATTCTACATCAAACATATAGCCaatagctcaaaaccctatcgctatcggctggtatcggcatcggctagaatcactccatcggcttgtcagccgatcggtaGTTTTATCtgctgtttacatatcttgtcagttgcaggatcaaactgactggcacgctcgcATCTCATCAACAACTTGGATCTGTactagagctaagcagatctcacaggccagtgtgtgtttttcgcatcaacaacgTGACAATCCAGACatcaattctttttttaaaaaatgatgggGCCCACTGTCATATCTCTCCCCTCCCACCTCTCTCCACCACCATGTGTCGTGGCCGCCATCGACACCGCCCCGTCTCCCAccatccccctcctcctcctcctcctcctcctcacccaccacctcgccgccgccgtgctcctcctccttgtcAACTCTCCCCTTCCGCCCGCAAGCACAGGCGCCTCGATGTCGAGGAATGGGAGTCCGTTCCGCCTACCTCGTCTGAGGCCGAGTAGGTTTTGTGGATGGT of the Oryza sativa Japonica Group chromosome 2, ASM3414082v1 genome contains:
- the LOC4328704 gene encoding probable LRR receptor-like serine/threonine-protein kinase At3g47570 is translated as MIRLFAPCPKFIPLLAVFIISCSLPLAISDDTDTDREALLCFKSQISDPNGSLSSWSNTSQNFCNWQGVSCNNTQTQLRVMALNVSSKGLSGSIPPCIANLSSITSLDLSRNAFLGKIPSELGRLRQISYLNLSINSLEGRIPDELSSCSNLKVLGLSNNSLQGEIPQSLTQCTHLQQVILYNNKLEGSIPTGFGTLPELKTLDLSSNALRGDIPPLLGSSPSFVYVNLGGNQLTGGIPEFLANSSSLQVLRLTQNSLTGEIPPALFNSSTLRTIYLDRNNLVGSIPPVTAIAAPIQYLTLEQNKLTGGIPASLGNLSSLVHVSLKANNLVGSIPESLSKIPTLERLVLTYNNLSGHVPQAIFNISSLKYLSMANNSLIGQLPPDIGNRLPNLEALILSTTQLNGPIPASLRNMSKLEMVYLAAAGLTGIVPSFGSLPNLQDLDLGYNQLEAGDWSFLSSLANCTQLKKLALDANFLQGTLPSSVGNLPSQLNWLWLRQNRLSGAIPSEIGNLKSLSVLYLDENMFSGSIPPTIGNLSNLLVLSLAQNNLSGLIPDSIGNLAQLTEFHLDGNNFNGSIPSNLGQWRQLEKLDLSHNSFGESLPSEVFNISSLSQSLDLSHNLFTGPIPLEIGNLINLGSISISNNRLTGEIPSTLGNCVLLEYLHMEGNLLTGSIPQSFMNLKSIKELDLSRNSLSGKVPEFLTLLSSLQKLNLSFNDFEGPIPSNGVFGNASRAILDGNYRLCVNDPGYSLPLCRESGSQSKHKSTILKIVIPIAVSVVILLLCLMAVLIKRRKQKPSLQQSSVNMRKISYEDIANATDGFSPTNLVGLGSFGAVYKGMLPFETNPVAIKVFDLNKYGAPTSFNAECEALRYIRHRNLVKIITLCSTIDPNGYDFKALVFQYMPNGSLEMWLHPEDHGHGKKRFLTLGERISLALDIAYALDYLHNQCVSPLIHCDIKPSNVLLDLEMTAYVSDFGLARFMGANSTAAPGNSTSLADLKGSIGYIAPEYGMGGQISTKGDVYSYGVLLLEILTGKRPTDEKFNDGLSLHDRVDAAFPHRVTEILDPNMLHNDLDGGNSELMQSCVLPLVKVALMCSMASPKDRLGMAQVSTELQSIKQAFLELSSGGKVV